In Aspergillus fumigatus Af293 chromosome 6, whole genome shotgun sequence, the genomic window TTTGAAAGCTTCAATGTAGACATGGGACTGAGCAGTCAAAAAGGAGCTCTGTAGTCCAGCACCCCAAAGCTTCAGACTTAGACGCAAGCCACGCTGACACTCAACACAGTCGTCTCATCATTGATGCATATCGGCTCCGTACTCAAGGCGACAGTGTTGAATAGTCCAGTATTGCACCCAGCCTCCGTGAACACGTTCAGGACCGGAGACGTGGAAGAATCGTCACACTCTCCAGAACTCACCGACGCCCCGTAACTCTTGATGGGAAAGTTCTCGATATTGACACAATAGGTCGGGACAAGCATAGATGAACCGTAGCGGATAGCACAGTCTTCGGCTGCGTAATTGGTAAAATTAACAAATAGGGTCGCGGAAACCGACCGCGTAACACACAGAGCGAAGAGAACAGCCTAGAATTGTCAGATCCTGCCTGGAGTAAGTTTTGCTGCAGAAGACTTACGTTCACAGCCTTGGGGTTCATCATGGAATTCTGTTTTCAATATAGAGATGTCAACGATTGATTAGAAAGGGTTAATGTAAAACAGTCATGGCATGCGAAGAGGAAATGATCACCTTTATATGCCCTCAGAAACCACAAATCCACTCTCCTGTAGTTGCTGAATTAGTGCTACCAACAACATTGCTTCTTTCAGGAGATGGGTACTAACCTTCAGAAACACTGCGTAAGATTTCCTAGCTCCTGCAGGTTATGACTAACTGATTAAGTATCATCTGATGGAGTCTGATTATTATGCTGTTACTGGCTGCATCTGATGCGGATTAATTTGCTCCTGCATTTCTATGTGTGAATGGATATACACAGCTTGAGGCAATAAGCGCCAGGATTACATACCAAGGGAGCTGACATCAGCTTATGCAGTAACTTGACTATTCTAGGTGTAATTAATTCGATGAACGTAGACACCCTAGTGATCAATTTTAGTTGATGTCCGTGGTTCGCATCAAGATGTGAAGAAAGCCACTCATTTAGGCACCTGGAAAAGTGCATCTTCGAGTTATGGTCCGACGCGAATCGACTCCAGTTACATAATAAATCTTCTTGACAGCACTCATAAGCGATAGCTCTTACTGGGTGATAAACAACCTGCGGATAGGATAAGCACTAATTCGGGTTTCACCGCATCTTACGCCATTATCATCATTCAAATTACCGGTCAGAATTCGGCTGATCTGCTAGTGTACATAATACACTCGATCACCCAGAAAAGCCCGTTTTCAGACTACATCATCCCAGCTAGTATGCTCGGCATGCCTGAACAAGGCAATATTTGCCGATGTCTACTGCTTGGCCTTAGTATAACTCTCACACCGGTTGGACAGTGCTGGCGAGCTGATGAGCCATTATCCATGCCTTAGGCCCACCCTCACCGCTTCCGCAGTGAGGGTGCGCCTCACCGTAATTGTAGATTTCAGTGGAATTGTAGATTTCTCATCAAAATCATAATTTTAAAGCTATCACTACCACCCAATATGCCTAAATCTACTAAATTTAATGAATCTTGCATGGCTAAGGCCTGCGAAGCTGCTTAAGCCTAAAAAAAGCTGAATATTGCTAAGATTACGCGTGAATATGATGTTCCTTATATAATACtctataaatatattaaaaataattattagCCTCGCATAGCTTGCAAACTAGTTAATAAGACCCTTCAGAGGTATTAGGAAGAAGCCTTAATATAGTAGATTATTAAGATACAAGGTTAGAATATGCTAGTGACACCTAGCCTGCTAGAAGAGTATGTAAATTAGTTACTTTAACATGCTAGGGAATCTTAACAGGTTAGTaagatataggtatattactTTAAGAAATAGCTCCTAGAAtaccttaatctaggcctAGTGATGtaaaagataaaggaattaAAGTATATCAAGGCTAAAGATACTGGATTATTAGCACACTAGTATAATTAGcttataaatataattaaagATACTCTAGTATGATTagtatataactttaataaatatagattCTAACCTAGCAAAGGTAAATCTAGGAAGATAATTAGTATAAAGATTACTATAAAAGGCAAAGGTAAAGAGAAAGCTTTAAAAGCTATCCCTGATCTTGCTAAATCtaaaagaggagagaatattatatctattaaatatattactGTAGATAGTTAGCAAATAGATCTAtagtttatctttaaaggtaagttcctatAGATTATCTTAAATAATTCTAATCTATTCTTGCTTTCTAAAGGTAATAGTATCTTTATAGAGAGTTAGTTTAACAAAAGCAAGGccttactattaaatataataatagctaCTTAAGCTAATAGCTAGATATCTAATAAACTAGCCctttaatagctttaaagcttTATTAAGGTGATAAATAAGTATATAAAGAGGGGAGAGAAATAGATACTTATCTTTAATAGCTATAGCTCCCATCTTACCATTAATTTCTTGTAaatatataaagataatagtaTTATTCTCTTTAGATTCCTTCCTTATACAACGCACCTTTGCTAGCTATTAGATGGGAAGCTATTCCTAAGCTATAAACAGCACTtttaatatattaataataagcATGCTTTCTGGGCTAGTAAGCTAGTAGGGAAGTTAGAATTCTTATAGGTAATTAGCCTAATATAGGAGAAGGCTTTTAACTAGTAGATTATCTATAAGGTATTTAAAGATTATAGAATCTGGCTAGttaatagtaagatagctaaTAATCTTACTGTCTTATAATAGGAGTAAATtctagatatatatatacctaaTCTCTATAAGACTAGTCCCTTAATACTATCTTATCTAGCATCTTCTTCTAGTATTAATATCTCCCCTCTAATAATAATCTaggtgctggagaagaactAGGCAAAGGTATAATACTCTATAAATCTTCCTATCTATAAGCTAATAATTAAAGCTATCTAAATATACAGATCTCCTTACCCTAAAGCTGCAGTGGAATCttaaatagatatttaaatataattaaattactgctgagcacctggctatagTAAATAAAACTATTAGCTAAATTAGAGCTATGTAAGCACCTCTATAGTACTAAATTATTAAGTAATAGGTTAAGCCTCTTAGCCAGACTGGTATATTGACCTTATGGGATgtaaattaattaattactttaaggaaggccaaagataCTGCTATAGAAGAGAGGTGTTTAAATAGGCTATAGGAGAAAGTATATGGTAaactaccaccaccagcacctagATAAGAGAATAAGGTATTAAATAAATCAGTAGATGCAGCTCATGAGAATAATgattttttttatatagataacccctagtatagcctcaaaatcatgattttgataAGAAATCTATAATTCTGCTGAAATCTACAATTATAGTGAGGCGCACCCACTCCAGCGCGGCCGGAGTGGGTGCAGCCTGAGGCACGGATACAGGTTATAGCCATTTACTGGAAGTCAGAGCCTTGGACGTCCTAGCTCGGAATGTGTAGTCTCACACAAGGATCAGAATGGGTTGACGTTGGTACCTTGGAGCAATTGCAGGTGGACGCATTACCTTAGAAATAAGCATATCTCTGTCGCAGAGGAGATTCTAAATTAAATATCTACAGCAAGCAATACAACACAAACACCCGATGAGCAGCAGTAGCCAGTTCTATCAACAGTATTAGGGTAACAAAATGAGGGTCAACCGTTCTGCCATTTCACCGTAACATATCTGCATCGCAATTGCGCGGATTGCTATCCTTCTTCAGGGGAACAGCGTAGCCCAGTAAAATGTTTTGCCGTTGCTGACCCGTCAGTTTTGGTCAAGATGGCACTATTCTCGGGACTCAGGGCCACAGACGGATCATCCCGCTTATCTGCCATATCAACGAATGCTGGCTCACCAAGTGCATATAAGAGTCTGTTACAGTAGAAATTGAACGCATTACCAACAGAATCCAGATTGAACAAGGAAGTGACAATTACGTCTTGATACTCTTCAGCAAAGTTCCATCTGATGGAATTTGTCTTCCATAGCGTCTCTGTCCATCTCTTGGGGGTTTAAGCAAGACCTGCTGCCCCACGCGGAGCGAGGAGAAGGTAGTAATACAATTGTGTGGCCTCCGAGTCGGGATCACTGGCCTGCCAGGCCGTGGGACGGTTCTGGATAGAGTGAGCGGGTGGCAGCTACCAAGCGAGTGCATCATTCGGGCTAACTGGGTTAGTGCCATTAAGACTGGTTGGAACCACTGGATATGGATTGATCCGCACCATCTTCGGTCCAACCCGTCCGGATAATGGGTTGATCCACCGGTATTCCAACCAACACCTTTATATCCACGTGATTGGAATTGCTGTGGACCTCCAGAGAGGTACAGCTAATAATATATGCATACTATCTAGTCAGGTGACCTCTCGTTCAGTATACTCTGAAACCCCCACTGAATTTACGCTCttttctacagagtagtatTCTAGCCATACTAGCATATCTATACATAAATACTTTCTATAATAATATCCTAAAtcattatataatatatacaAACTATACGCCACCAACTATATAGGCTAAAATGGCCTTATATTGAGGGGTATCGGATGATCCCAGATTTACCCTGAAAAGTAATgcagagatatatatatcaaTACGAGTATCCTCATCAACATTCAAATTTACAGTCATATCTTGAAAAACTTTATTTAAACAGATAGGACTATTGTCCATCGATATATATGGTTATTGCTATATCTAGTCCCAGATAACATTAGAAGGCATCACAAGCTTATTTGTTTAAGGTCACCATAGGTTACACATCATTACATGCACGTAATAATATAAGCATAGTTAACTCAGATAATTTCTTTGGATTGGATTAGGGCTATCCCTTGAAAGTCAGGCACCCGCAAATTCAAAAAAGAAGATATCAATTGAAATCCATTGGCAGTTGGATTATTGCCTTTTTTACTGTTTACTACTTTCTGCGCATACAAGGCAATAGAAGGACTGAAGGATGTTATGTGTCAAACACCGCACAAAGATAAATGCACACATCCATTGACTATATTGCCCAACATCAAGACAGCAATGTGGAAGCAGTAGGAGAAGCCTGGTTGAAGTAAAAACCCGAAAATGACTTTTCTGAGACTCATTTTATGCTATGATGGCCATAAGCCGAAATTCATCCAGCGGGACGACGTGAAGGACTTTAGCCGGACCCCGCGCGTGCAATAAGAAAGATCCTGTTACCCATCATCACTTTGGCTTCTGCTATACATCTCTTGCCTTCTCTGAAGTACTGATTCATAGCGTCATGTCGCCAATTAATCCCATCATACCGGGTTTCGCACCGGATCCGTCTGTCGTCAAAGTAGGCGAATGGTTCTTTCTCATCAACTCCAGCTTCCATCTATTTCCAGGTCTGCCTATCTACGCTTCTCAGGACCTGGTTTCATGGCGACATATAGGTTCGCGTTCTAGCAGGGATGAAATCACCAGTGCAAAACTAATGCAACACCAGGAAACGCAATTAATCGCCAATCTCAGCTGAGTCTGTCCAGATCGAAAACAGAACTTCACCCGTTGCCCACGGGTGAAGTTCTGGTGGCCACTGGAGGCTTATATGCGCCCACAATCCGATACCATGACGGCACTTTTTATGTCGTATGCACCAATGTGGTTCGTACAGTCACCGGCGACTCCACCCAGAACTTTATCATCTCATCCAAGGATATCTGGGCCGACAGCTGGAGCGATCCGGTCTATTTCGAGTTCGATGGCATCGACCCGAGCCTCTTCTTTGATGACGACGGCAAGACTTACATTCAGGGATCCGCGGCACCTGGGCCTTTCACCACGATAAATATGTTCGAAATCGATCTCGGCTCCGGCAGAAAGCTCTCAGAGGAGAGAACGATATGGCGCGGGACTGGCGGTATATATCCCGAGGGTCCACACTTGTACAAGCAGAAAGGCTATTACTATGTGGTCATTGCAGAGGGTGGCACCCATGAAGGGCATATGGTGACAATGGCGCGATCAACGAACATCTGGGGTCCATATGAAGGGTGTCCTGACAATCCCGTACTCACTGCGCGAGACACCGACGAGTACATCCAGTACACCGGGCACTGCGATGTTTTCCAGGACGACAGGGACCAATGGTGGTGTACCTGCCTTGGCGTGCGGAAGGATAAAAATGGCCGCTATGTTATGGGTCGAGAGACTTTTCTGACCCAAGGGAGATGGGATGGAGATTGGCTCTCCCTGGACCAGGTCAAACCAATGCCTAGTGGTCTTCTAAGCCGCGGTGAAGGGAAGAAACTTGTTGCCAATCCCAGCGTCGACTACGTCTATATACGTGATGCCATTCTGAGCAATTACACCCTACCCAGCAGTGCCAGTGACGGTCTGACTCTGACTGCTTCAAGCGCTGATCTGTCGCATCCCCAAAAAAGCCCTAGTTTCATTGGCAAGAGGCAGCGCCACTTAGACGGATGCAGCGGTGTCGAGCTGGACATTGTGGAGGCGACTTGGATGGCCACAAAGCTGCGGGCTGGAATGGCCTGCTACAAGGACGAACATCGCTTCCTCCGAATCTACTATGACGCTACAGAGCTTGCTATTGTTACTGAGACAATCAACAAGCCAAAGGGAATTTGTCGACAGGAGCGGCTGACACTCGAGAGTCTACCCAAGTCAATAGCGTTTCGCATCCAATATACGGAACAGGAGTATCGGTTATTTCATACTGTTGGAAATGCCGGTCAGGCGAATTGGAAGTGTGTATCGACGATTGACACCCTAAATCTGACTGGCCCCGATTTTACAGGCCCAGTCATTGGCGTCTTTGCGGTGGCAGAGTCAACAGACACTGAAGTGCGGTTTAGAAACCTCACTATTTGCTAAATGATATGGCATCTGTATCTCGAGACCTCAATTAGCCTATGACTCAATGCATCAAAATACCCTTGCAACGCCCACAGACACGTTCACCTGTCTCCATTACTGCTGCACGGAGGAAAATGGCACTGGCTTGGCAACAATCTCATGAATCAGACCGAGGCAATACGAATTCAGCCTATTCTCAGGGCATCCCTGGGTGGTTGGACGGTCTTGGTAGTTGTTCCCTTGAAACCTTGTATGGTGAATTTGTTGTAGTGGCGTCTCTTGGAGATTCTTAGGGTCTGGGCATCGGCTCAGGAAGCCCTTGCCACTTGCCGATTATCTCGCATTCAAGCTGGACGAAGTATTATTCCGGTGGAGATCCCAGCAGATACTTCGTATTGTCAAGAGAACCCTGTGGGATCTTTTCCTGATAAAATGACTGATCTAGACTGTTGTTTATTTCCCCATGCTTTGGTCTCCAGAATGCGGGGTTGATACCGGCTGAATGGACCTGTATAACCGGTCAGTTGATGGGAGTCTTGGACAGAGTTGTTATGGTGCTCCTGATGCTATAGAAAGGGCCATGTTCAGGTTTCTCGAGTCTGGCTACTCTTCCTCCACACAGTTGACTGTGTCTGTTAACCGCACTTGAACGGGAAAGAAACCAATCCTCCAAGATGGGCTTGCGACTGCGACCTCCAAAGCAGAGCCAAAGGGTACTCCCCGTGAAGCCTCCCAAGGGAAATTTCTTCTTTGCGGGCCGAGAGTTCGCTCGCCTGCCCTGGTGGAAGCGACGAAACATGCGCACCCTCTACAttttcatcgtcatcctgaTTCTCACCAATACGGCAAATGGCTTCGATGGCTCGATGATGAACGGACTCCAGACGCTGTCCTATTGGCAGAATTACTTCAATCATCCCCGCGGCTCCATCCTCGGTCTCTTCAATGCCTCTATGAGTCTCGGGTCCTTGATAGGTCTCTTTATCGTCCCATACCTGATCGACTGGGCAGGTCGAAAGATCGGGTTGGCCATAGGGTGCGTGATCATGCTGCTCGCGGTCGGTCTGCAGTCCGGTGCCACGAATTTCGGCATGTTTGTCGCGGCTCGGATTATTCTCGGTTTTGGAGATTGTATCGTTCTGGGAAGTGCGCCTCTCTTGATTGCTGAGATTGCTCATCCCCAGGATCGGGCTATCCTCGTCACCCTCAGCGGAGCATCGTATCACTCCGGGGCATTCATAGCCAGCTGGGTTACTCTTGGTACTCTCCAGATCAAGGTAAGTTTCCGGAGTTGTTTGCTTCGTGGGATGCGATTGCTAATGCAGATATGGTCATAGAGCGACTGGTCATGGCGATTGCCCAGCTTACTGCAAGCCATCTGCACCGTAGTCATTATTGCCGGCATCTGGTGGATGCCCGAGAGTCCGCGTTGGCTGATGAACAAAGGGCGGCATGAAGAGGCTCTGGAGATCCTGGTGAAGTATCATGCCGAAGGTGATCACAATGACGAGTTTGTTCAGCTCGAGTACTCTGAAATCAAAGCAGCTATCGCTCTCGACAAAGAAATCGGCCACACTGGCTGGGTGGACTTTTTAAGATCCAAAGGAAATCGCAAGCGGATCGCTTTGATTACAGCTCTCGGCCTCTTCAGTCAGTGGAGTGGGAATGGTCTTATCTCTTACTACCTCAAATATGTCATGGACAGCGTCGGTATCAAGGACGCGCAGACTCAGCTCGGTATCAATGCAGGCATGAAGACCGAGGGCTTGGTCGTCAACTTTATCTTTGCCTTTTTCATTGACATTCTCGGACGACGACCTGTCTATCTGACCTCGACTATTGGCACATTCGTCGTTTTCAACGCGTGGACCATTGTCTCAGCGCGGTATGAGATTGCACCAAATAAAGCGCTCGGCTATGCATTTGTGTTCCTCACGTTCCTGTACGGAGTCTTCTATGATATCAAGTCAGTATCCTCCTGCCATGCTCTGCACTTTTGCTGACGAATGGATAGGTCCGGCCTCATGGCGAACTATACAACGGAGATCCTCCCCTACGGGCTTCGAGCCAAGGGCTTCACCTGGCTCAATTTCTGTGTCACTGctgctctcttcttcaaccagtACATTAATGCCATCGCCCTTGATGCCTTGGCTTGGAAGTACTACATTGTGTACTGTGTATTCCTAGGATTCGAAGTGTTCGTGATTTACTCCTTCCTCATCGAAACGCGATATACGCCTATGGAGGAAATTGCCAAATATTTCGATGGCGAGGATGCTGTTGATGTCGGTCAGATTGCTGCTGCAGACTTGAAGGAGCAGGGTATAATAGCATCGGACGACAAGGGTACGGCCACCATTCACATTGAAAAGAATGAGTAGGTTTTGGAATAGGGTATGCTGGTCATGTGTGGAACTGGTCTTGCTCATCCTGTCAAACATAACTGATATACCTTGCACGAGGACTCAATATGCCATTCCCTTTTAATTTCAACATCTCGCTCAAGGCTTGATCTTTTCCGGCACCATCTGTCATATAGCCTCGAGCTAGAGGCTAGTAAAATGCTGTGGAGCCTTGACGTACCATGAAATCAAACATATTTCCAGTGCTTTAGCTGTCTATGATCCCGCAGAGCCGCTTGAATCTGGAAAACCAGAAAGGCCAATGCGGTGATGTAAAATATTGAAATGCAGGTAGTTCAAGTCCACTACCTCGACTGTGACTTCCAGCGGGCCAAGAATATCCTGGCTTGAATCTACGGGATCACCACTGGCCGGGTTAAAGCTGACAATGCTGCAATATGGGACGGCTTGCACTGGCAAGCGAGGTCAACCGTCACGACTGGCTCGAGGGCTCTACTTCTTCGACAACACAGCCAACTTTGTCCCTCCTGTGTCCTTTGGTCTGCACTGTTTCACCGTGACACCAATGTTAAACCTCAGAGGAACGGTACAAACTGTATTTGACGCTTACACACAGTACTTGGAAGAGCAAACAGCAGGGCATAATGATTTCACCAGGGTCCTACAACACAGGCACTCAGGCCACTCGAACTTATCAGGATACCATTGCGGCTACCGTTGAACGGCAAACGGGGCCCTAGGACCAGTGCCTGCAGTTGGACTCGCAAGTTCTCGGTGTTCATATCAGCAATacggccgaggaagaggtctTCTCAACGACAGTACCAAAGCACAAGCAGGGCTGGGGTTGCGATGGCGCTGTGGGGCCAGATAGTGCGGTATGTTGTGAACTGGCAACTGACGTTTGCAAAATCTTGAACAGAGTGACTAATTAAAAGGCAGGACTTGAATCAATAACATCACCCATGCTGAGCTCTTCAGTGGTGAGTTGAGAAAGTGTCACGGGTATGTACCAAGCGAAGTTGGCCATCTGATTGTCTACCAGTTCACTACCTCATGGGCTTGATTGATGTAATCACTATACGCGAGGCATGCAATGGAGTTGACCGGTATACAGTGTATAATGACCCTCCCTTTAGTTCATGTGCCGATCTCACAACTTCATACAGATCCAGATCTCAACCACAGCGGACAATCCCGCTGCATCCAGCGACTCAAGTCCCATTAGCGGGCTGTCGATACACGACCCCGTCAATGGTTGTAGTTAGCGTCCCGTTTGCTTCAAATATGTTCATCACGGCATCAATGGATAGCTGGAACCCCCCCAGAcccgtcttcttcgtcgcAGTGACTGCACCCGTCTGTTGAAGATCCGACCACCAGCTCAGCCGATTCATCCATGGGGTGGAGGGATCGGGATGGGTAGTGACGGACTCGTAGCCGTTTATTATATGCTGGCCATCATCGGAGTAATTGTCGTACTCCACGGAGATGGTCTGATACCCGCCTCTTGTTGGGTTGGCCACGATGGCTACGTCTGCAATGCCGCTAATCCGCCCTCGAAGGGTGTAGTTCCCTGCTGGGAGTCTGTATTGATCTGGGATCGTAGCACCTGGGGGAAATGGTGTCGCCCAGGGAATCACGGCAGGGACTTTGAAAACTGGGGCGGGCTTCGTGGGTTGGCGACTAGTACGGTGAGCCATCATGAGCCGGTAGCGGCGTCCTCCGTCCGCGGTCGAGTTAGGGCATACCAGTGGGTTCACGCCCCCACAGGCAGGAGACGTTACCAGGGCTTGCCAGAAGACAATCCGAGTGGAATCTGGGGAAAAGGATGGATCTGCGCGGCCATTCCAGTTAGGGTCATTTACGCTCCCATTGCTGCCGTCGCCCTCGGCATTGACTTGCTGGCCAAAGTAGTCACCACGGTCACCATGGCGGTCGATTAAGATAGGTTGAAAGAAGCGACGCGGGCCATTGTTGCGCGTTGACGATGCGGCTGTGACAGTGACCAGGTCAATCAGGGGAGGGACCATGCGCATGCCAGACATCCACATCTGGCGATCAGAGCCCCGGGTGTCCATTGCGACGAACCACTTATCATCACGAGAGAACGCGACAGGGTCTGTATATTCAGGGTGACTCGTTAGACGACGAACGGCGCCAGTGACAAGGTGGACAGCAAACACATCGATATTATTTGCCTCCCTAGGGGAGCCAATGTAAAGAATCTCATCCCCGGAGCCGCTGAATCCGCGCAGCTCTCCGACTGTGATGACCTCATCGTGTAACTCCAGTTCATCCCCGTTTGCCATAATAGGAGCCAGCCCGTTGGGTTGAATCAGCAGGTTGACATCGACCAGGTCATAGCGAGGGGCTCGGATGTTGCCAGTTGATGGGTTCTTGTTGAATGCAAGCCGGCCAAAGTAGGCAAACTGTCCTCCATTGGACGTGAATGAGCTCCATCCCATGTGCTCATCGTCTGGATGCATACGCATCTCACGGGGAGCTCCACCCGGCCCCGAACCATCTGCGTTTACAGGCCAGTAAATGGGGGAGATAAAGGTCCTATTCGGAGTGCATTCCTCGCTAGTCAAAAGCAGACCGCTGCATTCCACGATGTTGTGGCCCCAGAGCGCCCTTTTCCCACTGCGAGCAACATGTGGATAGTCTCTCTGGGAGTCAAGTGACCGGGCATTTGCAGCGGGAACGCCGCAGCTAAGGCACTTCCACGGGTCACCGTTGCTAAAGTTGGTGCCGTCGGCTTTGACGAGGATAAGCTGCTCGCCGGTATATACGCTGGCGGGATCAGGAGCAGCTGGGGCGCCCACGAACTCGACATTGACAATGACATGCTTTCCGTCTGATGTAAAATCACCGGCCTGAAATTCCTCTGATATCTGACCAATGCAGCCCGTTCGACGTGGATTCACGTCAGTGGTGCAGGCCCCAACAGCGTTGCTCGACACGACGGGAGGGAGGGGAAGTTCGACAATTGTGAAGGGTTCAGGCTGCGGAGGCGCTTGCCCTGAGGCTGTGGACAGGCAGAGTCCGCCTAGGATGACGAGAGAAAGAATAGCCATCTTTGTTTCCGCGACTTGGCCTCGCTGTCATGTCTGAGGGGCATATCTTATCACTGTGGAAAGGGGGCTTTATACTGTACCTACGTGGTTCGTCCATTTGCCATAACCGGCATCGGGTTGGCTATAGACGCAACCTCATTCTCTATTTCTGCTGCACCCCGATGGCTGCTCGTAAACCATTCCGCTGAGAGACTAGGTCGCTCCGTGGCCGCGCGGTTCAAGG contains:
- a CDS encoding putative xylosidase/arabinosidase, producing MSPINPIIPGFAPDPSVVKVGEWFFLINSSFHLFPGLPIYASQDLVSWRHIGNAINRQSQLSLSRSKTELHPLPTGEVLVATGGLYAPTIRYHDGTFYVVCTNVVRTVTGDSTQNFIISSKDIWADSWSDPVYFEFDGIDPSLFFDDDGKTYIQGSAAPGPFTTINMFEIDLGSGRKLSEERTIWRGTGGIYPEGPHLYKQKGYYYVVIAEGGTHEGHMVTMARSTNIWGPYEGCPDNPVLTARDTDEYIQYTGHCDVFQDDRDQWWCTCLGVRKDKNGRYVMGRETFLTQGRWDGDWLSLDQVKPMPSGLLSRGEGKKLVANPSVDYVYIRDAILSNYTLPSSASDGLTLTASSADLSHPQKSPSFIGKRQRHLDGCSGVELDIVEATWMATKLRAGMACYKDEHRFLRIYYDATELAIVTETINKPKGICRQERLTLESLPKSIAFRIQYTEQEYRLFHTVGNAGQANWKCVSTIDTLNLTGPDFTGPVIGVFAVAESTDTEVRFRNLTIC
- a CDS encoding putative hexose transporter, which gives rise to MGLRLRPPKQSQRVLPVKPPKGNFFFAGREFARLPWWKRRNMRTLYIFIVILILTNTANGFDGSMMNGLQTLSYWQNYFNHPRGSILGLFNASMSLGSLIGLFIVPYLIDWAGRKIGLAIGCVIMLLAVGLQSGATNFGMFVAARIILGFGDCIVLGSAPLLIAEIAHPQDRAILVTLSGASYHSGAFIASWVTLGTLQIKSDWSWRLPSLLQAICTVVIIAGIWWMPESPRWLMNKGRHEEALEILVKYHAEGDHNDEFVQLEYSEIKAAIALDKEIGHTGWVDFLRSKGNRKRIALITALGLFSQWSGNGLISYYLKYVMDSVGIKDAQTQLGINAGMKTEGLVVNFIFAFFIDILGRRPVYLTSTIGTFVVFNAWTIVSARYEIAPNKALGYAFVFLTFLYGVFYDIKSGLMANYTTEILPYGLRAKGFTWLNFCVTAALFFNQYINAIALDALAWKYYIVYCVFLGFEVFVIYSFLIETRYTPMEEIAKYFDGEDAVDVGQIAAADLKEQGIIASDDKGTATIHIEKNE